The genome window TTGAGTTTCTCATTAGTTGAAGTCATATTACTTTAGTTTTTTGCAGATCACGGAGGCACTCCTTAATGAGTTCAAGCCAAAATCAAACACGATTATTCATTTCCTGAAGGTCTTATCGGTAGACGTCAGTGTCACTAACAATACTTTATTTGATAGCTGTTTCCGTGCATTGCATCAGATTGTTCTGCATATTGAACACACCCCCACTTGATTTTGTGACATGACATCGATTGAACACAAGCCCTTTAATGTCAACAAACAAATCGCACTTTTGATTACATGCATTTGCAATTTGTAACGTGTTGACAAATGCATCTTCTTTTTTTTAACGACTTTATACACTGCAAACTATTTTCTTAATCAGTATTTTTGTGTGGTTttcaaaaatgaagaaaaatctGAGAATCAAACCTGCGTAAGACTCAATATAATATAGGCTATCTTGAATTTTTTGACTCCATTGGCAAACTGTTTTCACGTTTTAGGCCCTGTCCCacatggcgcacttcatgtggactttcggtctagTGGCTTTAAATTGCACGCGCTCGCTTAAGCCTGGGATACACTGCatgattattggctgtcccagatgaaagattgccatcgtaaAACAATCGTctcgatttctgtgatcgtggctctttatcggtggtcctatgtcgtacaatgAAAGAGGTTCAAAGACGTCCGTTTTTCcagtcttgcgtccaaagatagcctacgatagttttctgacagtgtcagaaatttggcatgatcaccgcacagtgtgtttgctgctatgaCCTGCGtgctggtatttgtttaccacgagcacttgctggtgacgttgcgctaacgtgtgacgcagccgccaaagcttccgtgtcatcatcgtacagtctacatgcctgtcgcacccaagtttaaatgatccatgtcgcacagtgtgataaggtaatggtcttataggagggcaaaaatcctgcagtgtattccagGCTTGAGTCTACGAGTCTGTAGGgtagggttccccaaatcttacccttgagggccggagcactgctgAGTTTAGCTcgaaccctgatcaaacacacctgatcaagctaatcaaggtcttcatgatcactagaaaatcacaggtgggtaagtttattagggttggacctaaactATGTAGTGCTCCGGTCCTTCATGGTAAGATTTGGGGATCCCTgctgtagggtgtcccatctatCATTTATAagctccgaagtgtgctcatcaatACCCTCTTTGCACACTTGATGCTGTCTTCGGTGAAGTCCGCACTGCAGCAGGTTTcgtgcactttaccaacccagaagtccttgcgaaagaccaatcagacgacggaaggaaGGAGTTTACACTGATGAGCAACTTCTATTCCTTTTTCCGTTGTGACACTTGTGTCTGTTCCAAAATATGACTCCGTTGCAACCTCTTGGACTTGCGTCAAGGGTCCTTAAGGTCTGCACTACTGATGTTAtcaaaggccctgtcccaaatggcgcacctttcggtctcgtggccttaaattgcgcgtgctcgcttagtctacaagCCCGttgggtgtcccatctgtcatttttatgctttaaatTGTGCTCATCAGAgccccctttgcccccttgatgcggtctccGGCGAAGCCCGCAATGCAGCAGGATTCGCGCACTTTACAATTCAAAAGTCCTTGCGTAAGAGCAATTAGACCAATCCGACgatggaagggaggagttcacactgacgggcaacttctcttcctatttctggcgtgatgctcgagtctgtcccaaaacacgactccggtgcacccacgtggacccgcatcaagggtccctaaagtctgcactctatgatgtcatcaaagtgtggactctgaggaggaccacaagtcggGAGTGttccatttgggacagggccatagaCTTTCAAAACAAGAAAACTATTTGCAAATGTGAATAAACTGAATTCAGGATAAAATCCAAGTCTTATGGATGTTTTGCTTCTGAGGTAAATGTCTTTTTTACTGGAAAACGAGCCAAAAATACTGATTTAAGATGATTTGTTTGCAGTGTAAATTTAAAAGAAATGCTACTGAAATTGAAatcattttgtttctttttcctAAGCCCCTACCCACGCCATCACCCCGAATTAAACAGCTCCTTTCCCATGAGTGCAAAGGTCCCCCCTCAAATAATCTGTTGCAACCACCAGCAAAACACACCTCTCTTATGATTTTcgtttctgtttttcttttcgATTTTCGTTTGTTTTTTCTCAATTTTTGTTTAACATGTCTTTTATTTGACCTTCTAACCCTTCTCCATTCGCCTCCCTCTCCTGTTCCTCCACCCTCCTCCCCTCCacctcctccccctcccttcctcGTACAGTTTAGAGACCGCCAAATCCACTGCCCAGTCCTCCTCCATGTCGACCCCTGTAGACCTCAACATGAGCTTCACCCAGACTGCTCCCCATGCATCGTCCTCTGCCGCAGCCCTGGCAGCGATGGGTGGCCTGCCCCACGCTCCAATCTTGGGCGCCCCCTATACCCTTCCCCTCTCCAGCCTCCTGGGAATCAAATCCGTCCCCTTCCTGGCACTCTCGGCACCTGCCGCCAGCGCAGCGGCCGCTGCCCCCGCTCACGGCACCCTGGCTTCCTACACCGCCAAGATCTCTTCCGCTAACGGCATCAAGAAACCGGAGCGACAGAAGTTCGCACCCTACTGAGGAACTTCCACCAATTTCCAGTGACGGGGATCCTTTTCCTCTAGCCT of Misgurnus anguillicaudatus unplaced genomic scaffold, ASM2758022v2 HiC_scaffold_34, whole genome shotgun sequence contains these proteins:
- the LOC141363325 gene encoding poly(rC)-binding protein 4-like, whose product is MAGEFDYVGVSVRLPGMDSSSQTASQELLIPNDLIGSIIGRQGTKINEIRQVSGAQIKIGSQLDSTSDRHVTITGSPISINLAQYLITSCLETAKSTAQSSSMSTPVDLNMSFTQTAPHASSSAAALAAMGGLPHAPILGAPYTLPLSSLLGIKSVPFLALSAPAASAAAAAPAHGTLASYTAKISSANGIKKPERQKFAPY